Proteins co-encoded in one Novipirellula artificiosorum genomic window:
- a CDS encoding Tll0287-like domain-containing protein — translation MNALKMLAAAGCVLVIAGCSHDASPSADSTMQRDPKAIAMAAKEDLYQQLSGRLMQAMTATGPAAAINVCSKEAPKIAETVSQSHGVRIGRTSAKLRNPENAPDPWVAELIHYDSEMPIEAEPKFEELADGGLHVVLPIRLQATCLMCHGPADQISDDVKAQLETLYPDDQATGFNEGDLRGWFWIEVPAA, via the coding sequence ATGAATGCACTGAAAATGCTTGCCGCAGCGGGTTGCGTGTTGGTCATCGCAGGATGCAGCCACGATGCGTCGCCATCGGCGGATTCCACCATGCAGCGAGACCCAAAAGCGATCGCGATGGCGGCAAAAGAGGATCTGTACCAGCAATTGTCGGGGCGATTGATGCAGGCGATGACCGCCACGGGGCCGGCGGCCGCGATCAACGTCTGTAGCAAAGAGGCACCGAAAATCGCGGAAACCGTTAGCCAGAGCCATGGCGTTCGAATTGGTCGCACATCGGCCAAGCTGCGCAATCCAGAGAACGCACCGGATCCTTGGGTTGCGGAACTGATCCACTACGATTCGGAGATGCCGATCGAGGCGGAGCCAAAGTTCGAGGAACTTGCGGACGGGGGGCTGCATGTCGTGTTGCCGATTCGGCTGCAGGCCACCTGCTTGATGTGCCACGGCCCCGCCGATCAGATTTCCGATGACGTCAAGGCTCAACTCGAAACGCTCTATCCCGACGATCAGGCGACCGGCTTCAACGAAGGTGACCTGCGGGGATGGTTTTGGATCGAAGTTCCAGCAGCCTAA
- a CDS encoding hydroxypyruvate isomerase family protein, with protein MSPSLNRRSFVSVSAKTAAAAAVATSLQTRLEAEDKVAEAVGGRINHSVCKWCYGSVPMEDLCVAGKAFGLQSIELLKPAEIPAVQKHGLTCSMVSGPDAKTASGKRVGGIGSAWNRVEHHDVLVEGYQQQINEVVKLGLNNIICFSGNRDGMDDEQGLKNCAIGLKRLMPAAEKAGVTITMELLNSKVNHPDYMCDHTDWGVELCKAIGSDRFKLLYDIYHMQIMEGDVIATIQKNHEFISHYHTGGVPGRNEIDETQELYYPAIMKAIVETGYKGYVAQEFIPKREDKIASLKQGVTICTV; from the coding sequence GTGTCTCCATCCCTGAATCGCCGCAGCTTCGTTTCTGTTTCTGCGAAAACCGCCGCAGCTGCCGCGGTCGCAACGTCGCTGCAAACTCGACTTGAGGCGGAAGACAAGGTTGCCGAGGCGGTCGGTGGCCGCATCAACCACTCGGTTTGCAAGTGGTGTTACGGCAGCGTTCCGATGGAGGATCTGTGCGTGGCAGGGAAAGCATTCGGCCTTCAATCGATCGAATTGTTGAAGCCGGCGGAAATTCCTGCGGTGCAGAAACACGGATTGACCTGCTCGATGGTTTCAGGTCCAGACGCAAAGACCGCGAGCGGAAAACGCGTCGGTGGCATCGGTTCAGCTTGGAATCGCGTTGAGCATCACGACGTGCTCGTCGAAGGGTATCAGCAGCAAATCAACGAGGTCGTCAAATTGGGGCTCAACAACATCATTTGCTTTTCTGGCAACCGTGACGGAATGGATGATGAGCAAGGGCTGAAGAACTGTGCGATCGGACTGAAGCGATTGATGCCGGCGGCAGAAAAAGCGGGAGTGACCATCACCATGGAATTGCTCAACAGTAAAGTCAACCATCCCGATTACATGTGCGACCATACCGATTGGGGCGTCGAACTTTGCAAGGCAATCGGGTCCGACCGTTTCAAGTTGCTGTATGACATCTATCACATGCAGATCATGGAAGGCGATGTAATCGCGACGATCCAAAAGAATCATGAGTTCATCAGCCATTATCACACCGGCGGCGTTCCTGGCCGAAATGAGATTGACGAAACGCAGGAGCTCTATTACCCCGCGATCATGAAAGCGATTGTCGAGACGGGATACAAGGGCTACGTTGCTCAAGAGTTTATTCCAAAGCGAGAAGACAAGATCGCATCGCTCAAGCAAGGCGTAACGATCTGCACCGTATAG